A single genomic interval of Romboutsia ilealis harbors:
- a CDS encoding ABC transporter ATP-binding protein: protein MRKQGFNKEDKKFSKDGLVNLMEYLKRYNVFLIMALLFAIGGSAITVYSPDRLSEITDLITQGIMTGIDIDRIKEIGILLVGLYLISIILSYSQSFIMATITQKTTNKLRSDISNKINRLPLKYYDKNTVGDVLSRVTNDVDTIGQTLNQSMGNLVSGISLLIGSLFMMLKTNVTLTITAIVATLIGFGFMTIIVSKSQRYFERQQRLLGEINGHIEEVYTGHSVIKAYNAQEKTNKDFKELNNKLRDTGWKAQFISGLMMPLMTFVGNFGYVAVCVVGAMLAFNNKISFGVIVAFMMYIRFFTQPLGQLAQAATSLQSTSAASKRVFEFLEEEEMVDESNNTVSIDNVKGNVSFENVKFGYNEDKLIIKDFSVDIKAGQKVAIVGPTGAGKTTLVNLLMKFYDVNSGKIKIDDVAIQDLSREKVHDLFCMVLQDTWLFEGTIRDNITYNKEDVSESVIVSACKAVGIDHFIRTLPHGYDTVLDDNTNLSAGQKQLITIARAMVKDAPLLILDEATSSVDTRTEILIQEAMDKLSAGKTSFVIAHRLSTIKNADVILVMKDGDIIESGNHNELLKLNGFYAELYNSQFEKAS from the coding sequence GTGCGTAAACAAGGTTTTAATAAAGAAGATAAAAAGTTTTCTAAAGATGGACTTGTAAACCTTATGGAATACCTTAAAAGATACAATGTATTTTTAATTATGGCATTATTATTTGCCATAGGAGGTTCTGCAATTACAGTTTACAGTCCAGATAGATTAAGTGAGATAACAGACTTAATTACTCAGGGCATAATGACAGGGATTGACATAGATAGAATAAAAGAAATAGGTATATTATTAGTTGGATTATATTTAATTAGTATTATATTATCTTATTCACAAAGTTTTATAATGGCTACAATAACACAAAAAACAACTAATAAATTAAGAAGTGATATATCAAATAAGATAAATAGATTACCGTTAAAATATTATGATAAAAATACTGTTGGTGATGTATTAAGTCGTGTTACTAATGATGTTGATACAATAGGTCAAACATTAAACCAGAGTATGGGAAATTTAGTTAGTGGAATATCTTTACTAATTGGTTCTTTATTTATGATGCTTAAAACAAATGTAACATTAACAATTACAGCAATAGTAGCAACTTTAATTGGTTTTGGATTTATGACAATAATAGTATCAAAATCACAACGTTATTTTGAAAGACAACAACGTCTTTTAGGTGAAATAAATGGTCATATAGAAGAAGTATATACAGGGCATAGTGTAATAAAAGCATATAATGCTCAAGAAAAAACTAATAAAGATTTTAAAGAACTAAATAATAAACTTCGTGATACTGGATGGAAAGCACAATTTATATCAGGTCTTATGATGCCTTTAATGACATTTGTAGGAAACTTTGGATATGTTGCAGTTTGTGTAGTAGGTGCTATGTTAGCATTTAATAATAAAATAAGCTTTGGTGTAATAGTAGCATTTATGATGTATATTAGATTCTTCACACAACCATTAGGTCAACTTGCACAAGCAGCTACAAGTTTACAATCTACTTCAGCAGCATCTAAACGTGTATTTGAATTCTTAGAAGAAGAAGAAATGGTTGATGAAAGCAACAACACAGTTTCTATAGATAATGTAAAAGGAAATGTATCTTTTGAAAATGTTAAGTTTGGATACAATGAAGATAAATTAATAATAAAAGACTTCTCAGTTGATATTAAAGCAGGTCAAAAGGTAGCAATAGTAGGTCCTACTGGCGCTGGTAAAACTACTTTAGTAAATCTACTTATGAAGTTCTATGATGTAAATAGCGGTAAAATTAAAATAGACGATGTTGCTATACAAGATTTAAGTAGAGAAAAAGTTCATGATTTATTCTGTATGGTACTTCAAGACACATGGTTATTTGAAGGTACTATTAGAGATAATATAACTTATAATAAAGAGGATGTTTCAGAATCTGTTATAGTATCAGCTTGTAAAGCAGTAGGAATAGATCACTTTATAAGAACACTTCCTCATGGATATGATACAGTACTTGATGATAATACTAATTTATCAGCAGGTCAAAAACAATTAATAACTATAGCTAGAGCAATGGTAAAAGATGCGCCATTATTAATATTAGATGAAGCAACAAGTTCAGTAGATACTCGTACTGAAATATTAATTCAAGAAGCTATGGATAAATTATCAGCTGGAAAAACTTCATTTGTTATAGCTCATAGATTATCAACTATAAAAAATGCGGATGTTATATTAGTTATGAAAGATGGAGATATAATTGAAAGTGGAAATCATAATGAATTATTAAAATTAAATGGATTCTACGCAGAACTATATAATAGCCAATTTGAAAAAGCTAGTTAA
- a CDS encoding NUDIX hydrolase — protein sequence MEWIKQIEKYNPVDEQEKKDKEIILDFINKNEDVLVRDNEIAHITSSGFIVNKSRTKVLMIHHNIYNSWGWTGGHADGDSDLIKVSIKEAKEETGIKEARAITNDICSIDILPVNAHIKKGKYVASHLHLSVAYILEADEKEKLVVKEDENSGVKWVDIDKVLDLTSEEHMKTVYKKLIDKSKMY from the coding sequence ATGGAATGGATAAAACAAATAGAAAAATATAATCCTGTTGATGAACAAGAGAAAAAAGATAAAGAAATTATATTAGATTTTATAAATAAAAATGAAGATGTTTTAGTTAGAGATAATGAAATCGCGCATATAACAAGTTCTGGATTCATAGTAAATAAATCAAGAACTAAGGTTTTAATGATACATCATAATATATATAACTCATGGGGATGGACTGGTGGACATGCTGATGGAGATAGTGATTTAATCAAAGTGTCTATAAAGGAAGCTAAAGAAGAAACAGGTATAAAAGAAGCTAGAGCCATAACAAATGATATATGCTCAATTGATATATTACCAGTAAATGCACATATAAAAAAAGGAAAATATGTAGCAAGTCATCTTCATTTATCAGTAGCATATATTTTAGAAGCAGATGAAAAGGAAAAGTTAGTTGTTAAAGAAGATGAAAATAGTGGTGTTAAGTGGGTTGATATTGATAAGGTATTAGACTTAACTAGTGAAGAGCATATGAAAACTGTTTATAAAAAATTAATAGATAAAAGTAAAATGTATTAA
- a CDS encoding B3/B4 domain-containing protein has product MININIDKKLSEKVNVHIASIEAKVKTKESDKELLELINKKCEEIKENIKFDEVIKLKNILSSRNAYKKLGKDPSRYRLSSESLVKRVVKGNDLYIVNNIVDINNLISLHTCYSVGTYDLDKVKGSITFTVGEENERYDGIGRGSINLENLPVFEDEDGKFGSTTSDSIKAMITNDTTHILMNIIAFEEDENLERYIEYSKKLLERFADATIIDTKITKCK; this is encoded by the coding sequence ATGATAAATATAAACATAGATAAAAAATTAAGTGAAAAAGTAAATGTACATATAGCATCAATAGAAGCTAAAGTAAAAACAAAAGAATCAGATAAAGAGCTATTAGAATTAATAAATAAAAAATGTGAAGAAATAAAAGAAAATATAAAATTTGATGAAGTAATAAAATTAAAGAATATATTATCATCAAGAAATGCTTATAAAAAATTAGGTAAAGATCCAAGTAGATATAGATTATCATCAGAATCATTAGTCAAAAGAGTAGTTAAAGGAAATGACTTATATATAGTTAATAATATAGTAGATATAAATAATCTAATATCACTACATACTTGTTATTCAGTAGGGACTTACGACTTAGATAAAGTAAAAGGAAGTATAACTTTTACAGTAGGTGAAGAAAATGAAAGGTATGATGGAATAGGAAGAGGTAGTATAAACTTAGAAAACTTACCTGTATTTGAAGATGAAGATGGTAAATTTGGTAGCACTACATCAGATTCTATAAAAGCGATGATAACAAATGATACAACTCATATATTAATGAATATAATAGCTTTTGAAGAAGATGAAAATCTAGAAAGATACATAGAATATTCAAAAAAATTATTAGAAAGATTTGCAGATGCAACCATTATAGATACTAAAATAACAAAATGTAAATAA
- a CDS encoding methionine gamma-lyase family protein → MLQETKELLKGFYGLDDETFKLSEEVMNDIKHKFDEIKEIREYNQYKVLKAMQEANLSDNHFNWTTGYGYNDLGREKVEEIYANVFGAEDALVRPIIVNGTHALTLCLQGILRPGDEILSVTGKPYDTLEGVIGIREEKGSLKEFGVTYNQVDFLENGDVDLEGIKRKINDKTKMVFIQRSKGYSWRKSLTIADIKEIVDVAKSVKEDVIVMVDNCYGEFIETKEPTEVGVDIMAGSLIKNPGGGLALTGGYVAGRADLVELISYRLTTPGIGKECGLTFGTTRNVLQGFFMAPYVVSQALMGAIYCARMFEKMGYEVLPKYDDVRSDIIQIVRLKNAEEVIAFCQGAQAAAPVDSYVKPVPWAMPGYDSEVIMAAGAFVQGSSIELSADAPIKPPYNVYFQGGLTFDHSKMGTLKAIEYMNKLK, encoded by the coding sequence ATGTTACAAGAAACTAAAGAATTATTAAAAGGATTTTACGGTTTAGATGACGAAACATTTAAATTATCTGAAGAAGTAATGAATGATATAAAACACAAATTTGATGAAATAAAAGAAATAAGAGAATATAATCAATATAAAGTATTAAAAGCTATGCAAGAAGCTAATTTAAGTGATAACCATTTTAACTGGACAACAGGATATGGTTATAATGATTTAGGTCGTGAAAAAGTAGAAGAAATATATGCAAATGTATTTGGAGCTGAAGATGCATTAGTTAGACCTATAATAGTTAATGGAACTCATGCACTTACACTTTGCTTACAAGGGATATTAAGACCAGGTGATGAAATATTATCAGTTACAGGTAAACCATATGATACATTAGAAGGTGTTATAGGAATAAGAGAAGAAAAAGGATCTTTAAAAGAATTTGGTGTTACATATAATCAAGTTGATTTTTTAGAAAATGGAGATGTTGATTTAGAAGGAATCAAGCGTAAGATAAATGATAAAACTAAAATGGTATTTATACAAAGGTCTAAGGGTTATTCTTGGAGAAAATCTCTTACAATAGCTGATATAAAAGAGATAGTAGATGTAGCAAAATCTGTTAAAGAAGATGTTATAGTTATGGTTGATAACTGTTATGGAGAATTTATAGAAACTAAAGAACCAACAGAAGTTGGTGTTGATATAATGGCTGGATCACTTATCAAAAATCCAGGTGGTGGACTTGCTTTAACTGGAGGATATGTAGCTGGTAGAGCTGACTTAGTAGAGCTTATATCTTACAGACTTACAACTCCAGGTATAGGTAAAGAATGTGGTTTAACATTTGGTACAACTAGAAATGTATTACAAGGATTCTTTATGGCTCCATATGTAGTTTCTCAAGCTTTAATGGGTGCAATATACTGTGCTAGAATGTTTGAAAAAATGGGATATGAAGTACTTCCAAAATACGATGATGTAAGAAGTGATATAATACAAATAGTAAGACTTAAAAATGCTGAAGAAGTTATAGCATTCTGTCAAGGTGCTCAAGCTGCAGCTCCTGTTGATTCATACGTTAAGCCAGTTCCTTGGGCAATGCCTGGATATGACAGTGAAGTTATAATGGCTGCAGGTGCTTTTGTTCAAGGTTCTTCTATAGAACTTAGTGCAGATGCTCCTATAAAGCCACCATACAATGTATACTTCCAAGGTGGACTTACTTTTGATCACTCTAAGATGGGTACATTAAAGGCTATAGAGTATATGAATAAATTAAAATAA